Proteins encoded in a region of the Ruegeria sp. AD91A genome:
- a CDS encoding MBL fold metallo-hydrolase, with protein sequence MIRSLVIAVAFVTPAWASEDIADQYPQSVLYSKPVEFIPGVYSAIGATAPPTYENSGHNNNLSFIVTGEGVVVVNGGAAYVLAEALHKEIQAITDQPVTLVFNENGQGHAMLGNAYWSENGVPIVAHSDAAAEFEEYGPQILEGMKRYNQDKAEGTFLAGPTETFDDEYVVEMGDFRIEAKYLGPAHSPGDISIWLPNQSLVIAGDMAFHERMLPIFQNTYTADWLETWDNEFEALNATYVVPGHGHPTNMDQVRRYTRDYLLYLRTKIQEHMDAGGDLTEAYYVDQSPYAHLDTYDELATKNAGRVFEQMEFE encoded by the coding sequence ATGATTCGATCACTCGTGATTGCGGTTGCTTTCGTCACACCAGCTTGGGCAAGCGAGGATATTGCAGACCAGTATCCGCAAAGTGTTCTGTATTCCAAGCCGGTCGAATTCATCCCTGGCGTCTATTCCGCCATTGGCGCAACCGCTCCACCGACCTACGAAAACTCTGGTCACAACAACAACCTGAGCTTCATCGTGACCGGTGAGGGCGTGGTCGTTGTCAACGGCGGCGCGGCCTATGTCCTTGCCGAAGCGCTTCACAAGGAAATTCAGGCGATTACGGATCAGCCGGTCACGCTTGTCTTCAACGAGAACGGTCAGGGGCACGCGATGCTTGGCAATGCCTACTGGTCAGAAAACGGCGTTCCAATCGTCGCCCATTCGGATGCAGCAGCTGAGTTCGAGGAGTATGGCCCTCAAATTTTGGAGGGAATGAAACGATACAATCAGGACAAGGCAGAGGGAACGTTTCTGGCAGGCCCAACCGAGACATTCGATGATGAATACGTGGTTGAGATGGGCGACTTCCGGATCGAAGCCAAATACCTCGGTCCGGCCCACAGTCCCGGCGATATCTCGATCTGGTTGCCAAACCAAAGCCTTGTCATAGCGGGTGACATGGCGTTCCACGAGCGCATGCTGCCGATCTTTCAGAATACCTATACCGCGGATTGGCTTGAAACATGGGACAACGAGTTCGAGGCTTTGAATGCCACATATGTCGTACCCGGACACGGTCATCCTACGAACATGGATCAGGTGCGCCGCTATACACGGGATTACCTTTTATACCTGCGAACCAAAATCCAGGAGCATATGGACGCGGGCGGCGATTTGACTGAAGCCTACTATGTCGATCAGTCCCCTTATGCCCATCTGGACACGTACGATGAGCTGGCAACAAAGAATGCCGGGCGCGTTTTCGAGCAGATGGAGTTCGAGTAA
- a CDS encoding YeeE/YedE family protein: MERLIDLLGDPGALAFAGVLVGILFGVTAQISHFCLRASTVEVAEGKFGPRLAVWLIAFTAALTLVQALVSLELLDLSVARAIASTGSLSGAVIGGAMFGIGMVLARGCASRLLVLASCGNLRALVTGLVLTLVAQAAYTGVLSPAREAISGLWTISGGAQRDLSGIIGLSPPTYAAVAAIGFVLAIVFAFHRNVAPAKIVTAAGVGGAVALGWFMTYSIAQASFEVVPVSSVTFTGPATDTLMALVSERNVVLSFGIGLVPGVAIGAAGSAIVTGEWRIERFGSDTPMERYLVGAVLMGFGAMLAGGCAVGAGLSGGSALSLTAWLAVFFMWVGAIGTHRFLMRLPVLQHS; this comes from the coding sequence ATGGAGAGGCTCATCGATCTACTGGGAGACCCGGGCGCCTTGGCATTTGCCGGAGTGCTCGTCGGTATCTTGTTCGGCGTGACGGCTCAGATATCTCACTTTTGTTTGCGAGCGTCGACTGTCGAAGTCGCCGAAGGTAAGTTTGGTCCCCGTTTGGCGGTTTGGCTGATCGCCTTTACCGCAGCACTAACGCTGGTACAGGCGCTTGTCTCGCTTGAATTGCTGGACCTTTCAGTAGCACGCGCCATCGCGTCAACCGGAAGCCTTAGCGGCGCGGTAATTGGTGGGGCGATGTTTGGCATAGGCATGGTTCTTGCGCGCGGATGCGCATCTCGCCTGCTGGTCTTGGCCTCCTGCGGCAATCTGCGTGCCCTCGTGACAGGACTGGTTTTGACCTTGGTGGCCCAGGCGGCCTACACAGGTGTTCTCAGCCCGGCCCGTGAAGCGATTTCCGGTCTGTGGACCATCTCAGGAGGCGCACAGCGCGATCTTTCAGGAATAATCGGACTTTCGCCACCGACCTATGCAGCCGTTGCCGCAATTGGATTTGTTCTGGCAATTGTTTTTGCATTTCATAGGAATGTCGCACCTGCAAAGATCGTGACAGCCGCAGGAGTTGGCGGGGCAGTGGCGCTTGGGTGGTTTATGACATATTCCATCGCGCAAGCTTCTTTCGAAGTCGTACCTGTGTCTTCAGTGACGTTTACCGGCCCTGCCACAGACACGCTGATGGCGTTGGTTTCAGAGCGAAATGTCGTGCTGTCTTTCGGTATCGGCCTTGTTCCCGGCGTGGCCATTGGCGCAGCAGGATCTGCTATTGTTACTGGCGAGTGGAGGATTGAACGCTTTGGCTCGGATACCCCGATGGAACGGTACCTGGTCGGAGCTGTCCTCATGGGGTTCGGAGCGATGCTGGCCGGAGGCTGCGCCGTGGGCGCCGGACTTTCAGGCGGGTCCGCCCTGTCATTGACAGCCTGGCTTGCCGTTTTCTTCATGTGGGTTGGGGCGATAGGCACGCACAGGTTTTTGATGCGGCTACCGGTACTGCAGCATTCCTGA
- a CDS encoding SRPBCC family protein codes for MTDSDTIFFGYHADPSRSSSLQAAAYTESKWFDADLCAILSKTWQWVCHVEKTREPGSYVTVDIAGQPIAVVRDKEGKLRAFYNVCKHRAHELLSGEGNTTRIMCPYHAWVYKLDGQLARAPHTENLEDFRKDEICLDGVQVEEFCGFVFVNLDPMAASLSEQSGNLETEVRHWAPDVDQLTFGHRLTYDIKSNWKNVVDNFLECYHCPTAHKDFCDLVDMDTYKVTTYGIYSSHMADAGTSPNSAYDVSNATVKTHAVWWLYPTTCLMRYPGRSSMIVLNIIPVGPDRTLETYDFFLETPEPDAMELDAIRYLDEVLQVEDISLVESVQRGMNTPAFTQGRIVNDPDGSGKSEHAVHHFHGLVLDAYAKGVA; via the coding sequence ATGACTGATTCAGATACAATTTTCTTTGGCTATCATGCTGATCCATCGCGCTCCAGCTCATTGCAGGCTGCTGCCTATACCGAGAGCAAGTGGTTTGACGCAGACCTTTGCGCCATCCTCTCCAAAACTTGGCAGTGGGTATGTCATGTCGAGAAAACACGTGAGCCGGGATCTTATGTAACAGTGGATATTGCCGGCCAACCCATTGCAGTCGTGCGTGATAAAGAGGGTAAGCTTCGTGCCTTTTATAATGTCTGCAAACACCGTGCGCATGAATTGCTGTCGGGCGAAGGCAATACAACGCGGATCATGTGCCCCTATCATGCTTGGGTCTATAAACTTGATGGGCAATTGGCCCGTGCACCACATACCGAAAACCTCGAAGATTTCAGGAAAGACGAGATTTGTCTCGATGGAGTGCAGGTCGAGGAATTTTGCGGCTTTGTTTTCGTCAATTTGGATCCAATGGCAGCTTCTTTGTCAGAACAATCCGGCAACTTGGAAACCGAAGTGCGCCATTGGGCGCCGGATGTGGATCAACTCACTTTTGGCCATCGTCTGACCTATGACATCAAATCCAACTGGAAGAACGTCGTGGACAACTTCCTAGAGTGCTATCACTGTCCTACAGCGCACAAGGATTTTTGTGACCTCGTTGATATGGACACCTACAAGGTTACGACCTACGGCATTTACTCCAGCCATATGGCTGACGCGGGCACAAGTCCGAATTCCGCTTATGACGTGTCGAATGCCACGGTGAAAACCCATGCGGTTTGGTGGCTCTATCCGACGACCTGCCTGATGCGGTATCCGGGACGGTCAAGCATGATCGTGTTGAACATCATCCCAGTTGGGCCAGATCGGACGCTTGAAACTTATGACTTCTTCCTTGAGACGCCGGAACCCGACGCGATGGAGTTGGACGCAATTCGTTATCTGGACGAAGTTCTTCAGGTCGAAGATATCAGCCTTGTCGAAAGTGTGCAGCGCGGGATGAACACACCTGCGTTCACCCAAGGTCGGATCGTCAATGACCCGGATGGTTCCGGCAAGTCCGAGCACGCCGTACATCACTTCCATGGCCTAGTCCTGGATGCTTACGCAAAAGGTGTTGCGTGA
- the betC gene encoding choline-sulfatase: MTRPNILVIMADQLAPHFTGAYGHKVAKTPHLDALAARGMRFDAAYCNSPLCAPSRFAFMSGQHISRIAAYDNASEFRASVPTFAHYLKSLGYRTCLSGKMHFVGPDQMHGFEDRVTTDIYPADFAWTPDWEAPDERIDKWYHNMQTVKESGLAHATFQIDYDDEVGFAAKRWLFDVARDKARGKSAPFAMVVSFIHPHDPYVARPEWWNLYSDDEIDMPSFTPATEDQDPFSRRLMDGIEASYVPLTDEEIRRARHAYLANVSYFDSKIGELIQTLEEMGELDNTIVFVTADHGDMLGERGLWYKMNFFEHSARVPLVMAGPGVVVGTTQNAVSLVDLLPTFIDIGGGNETMIGEPIDGRSLMPLARGEYDPVDEAIGEYCAEMTGYPVIMIRRGPLKYIHCDSDPPQLYDLNADPLETKNVATDPDYADPAARFAAEVAERWDGSELRKKIIATQRSRRALHAAMEAGASEPWDYNPPSDASQQYVRNNLDWTVAASRYRYPPLKD, encoded by the coding sequence GTGACGCGGCCAAACATCCTCGTGATAATGGCGGACCAATTGGCACCGCACTTTACTGGGGCATACGGGCACAAGGTTGCCAAGACACCCCACCTTGATGCGTTGGCCGCGCGCGGCATGCGCTTTGATGCGGCTTACTGCAATTCTCCACTCTGCGCACCTTCACGGTTTGCTTTTATGTCGGGCCAGCACATCAGCCGCATTGCAGCTTACGACAATGCATCCGAGTTCAGAGCCTCGGTGCCGACATTTGCGCATTACCTTAAATCGCTAGGCTACAGGACCTGCCTTTCAGGCAAGATGCACTTCGTAGGCCCAGATCAAATGCATGGGTTCGAAGACAGGGTAACAACCGATATCTACCCCGCAGATTTCGCATGGACCCCGGATTGGGAAGCGCCTGATGAGCGGATCGATAAGTGGTATCATAATATGCAGACCGTCAAGGAAAGCGGTTTGGCCCATGCGACCTTCCAGATTGACTATGACGATGAAGTTGGCTTTGCCGCCAAACGCTGGCTCTTTGATGTCGCCCGAGACAAAGCACGTGGGAAAAGTGCGCCCTTTGCGATGGTGGTAAGCTTCATTCACCCGCATGATCCTTACGTTGCGCGGCCCGAATGGTGGAATCTCTATTCGGACGATGAGATCGACATGCCGTCCTTTACACCCGCGACAGAGGATCAGGACCCGTTCTCGCGTCGATTGATGGATGGGATCGAAGCATCATATGTGCCGCTCACCGACGAGGAAATCCGTCGCGCGCGTCATGCTTATCTGGCCAATGTCAGCTACTTCGACAGCAAGATCGGAGAGCTGATTCAGACCCTCGAAGAGATGGGCGAGTTGGACAACACCATAGTGTTTGTAACTGCGGATCACGGCGACATGCTGGGCGAACGTGGGCTGTGGTATAAAATGAATTTCTTTGAACACTCTGCGCGCGTTCCACTGGTCATGGCCGGGCCGGGCGTTGTAGTGGGGACAACGCAGAATGCAGTGTCACTGGTTGATTTGCTGCCGACCTTTATCGATATCGGCGGCGGTAATGAGACGATGATCGGAGAACCGATCGACGGCCGCAGTCTAATGCCTTTGGCCCGTGGCGAATACGACCCAGTTGATGAAGCCATCGGTGAGTATTGCGCTGAGATGACGGGCTATCCCGTAATCATGATCCGGCGCGGCCCTTTAAAATACATTCATTGTGACAGCGACCCGCCGCAGCTCTACGACCTAAACGCTGACCCGCTGGAAACAAAAAATGTTGCCACAGACCCTGACTATGCTGACCCGGCAGCCCGCTTTGCAGCCGAAGTCGCGGAACGGTGGGACGGTAGTGAATTGCGAAAGAAGATTATCGCCACGCAGAGATCACGCCGCGCGTTACATGCCGCGATGGAAGCAGGTGCCAGCGAGCCATGGGATTACAACCCACCATCTGATGCAAGTCAGCAATATGTCCGCAACAACTTGGATTGGACGGTGGCCGCGAGTCGCTACCGCTATCCGCCTTTGAAGGATTGA
- a CDS encoding acetolactate synthase large subunit, with the protein MNGAQSLVKTLLNNGVDTVFANPGTSEMHFVAALDEHPEMNCILCLFEGGTTGAADGFFRMKRDVAGTLLHLAPGFGNAFANLHNARKAGSGIVNIVGDHATHHLRYESPLKGDILGISQAVSHWTRVSSNSTDVAMNGAAAVQAARSQNGRVATLVLPADTAWNEANAAANLLDIGGNLHRPSIGDIEAAAARLVTPNAALMIGGSALFGLQRGLAGKISAATGCRLLADTLIPRISKGAGTAKLDQLVYPISPKIAQLEATSSITLLGTDRPVAFFAYPGKPSVPEPPYCPITDLCTPTDDIEWALQALADAVGVTSKTVAETHPLDLPDVPSGQLTLEKVGLALAALIPENAIICNESVTSGFYVIPPTATARPHDLLAGTGGAIGLCLPCATGAATACPDRKVIALTGDGSAMYTLQSLWTMARENLDVTVIVFANRGYQILRDELTNVGVASYGQNAQAMFDVENPTLDWVSLAKGHGVPGTRTDDMDSFAKALSAGLSSDGPSLIEVVCPPPA; encoded by the coding sequence ATGAACGGCGCTCAATCACTCGTAAAAACCCTTTTGAACAATGGCGTGGATACAGTCTTCGCAAATCCCGGCACCTCGGAAATGCACTTTGTTGCTGCCTTGGATGAACACCCGGAGATGAATTGCATTCTTTGCCTGTTTGAAGGCGGAACAACGGGTGCGGCGGATGGGTTTTTTCGCATGAAACGTGATGTTGCGGGTACGCTGCTGCATCTTGCGCCTGGCTTTGGCAACGCATTTGCCAATCTGCACAATGCCAGGAAAGCGGGGTCCGGGATCGTGAACATCGTGGGTGATCACGCAACGCATCACCTCCGGTACGAAAGCCCATTGAAGGGAGACATCCTCGGTATCAGCCAAGCGGTCAGTCATTGGACGCGCGTGTCATCCAATTCCACCGACGTGGCTATGAATGGAGCGGCTGCGGTTCAGGCCGCCCGGTCGCAAAACGGCCGGGTCGCGACGCTTGTCTTGCCTGCCGACACAGCTTGGAACGAAGCGAACGCAGCGGCAAACCTTTTGGACATCGGAGGAAACCTCCATCGACCGTCAATAGGCGACATAGAGGCCGCGGCAGCCCGTCTTGTGACGCCGAACGCCGCGCTGATGATTGGCGGATCAGCCCTGTTTGGGCTGCAGCGTGGACTGGCTGGAAAAATTTCTGCCGCGACAGGGTGCCGGTTGTTGGCCGATACTCTGATACCGCGCATTTCCAAAGGCGCAGGAACAGCAAAGCTAGACCAACTGGTCTATCCGATATCGCCCAAGATCGCTCAGCTTGAAGCAACGTCTTCGATCACTCTGCTTGGCACAGACAGGCCAGTCGCCTTTTTTGCCTATCCCGGGAAACCGAGCGTGCCCGAACCGCCGTATTGCCCCATTACGGACTTGTGCACGCCCACAGATGATATCGAATGGGCGCTGCAAGCGCTCGCCGACGCGGTTGGGGTCACAAGCAAAACGGTGGCAGAAACCCATCCGCTCGATCTGCCGGACGTTCCCAGCGGGCAGTTAACCCTCGAAAAAGTTGGTTTGGCGTTGGCAGCATTGATCCCGGAAAATGCGATCATCTGCAATGAATCCGTGACGTCCGGGTTTTACGTCATTCCACCGACAGCCACCGCTCGCCCGCATGATCTGCTTGCTGGCACCGGCGGAGCGATTGGGCTGTGTTTGCCTTGCGCAACGGGTGCGGCCACCGCCTGCCCGGACCGAAAAGTCATAGCACTGACTGGGGATGGGTCGGCCATGTACACGCTACAATCACTGTGGACTATGGCGCGGGAAAATCTCGACGTCACGGTGATCGTATTTGCAAACCGCGGGTATCAAATTCTGCGGGATGAACTCACAAATGTCGGTGTAGCGAGCTATGGTCAGAATGCTCAGGCTATGTTTGACGTGGAGAACCCGACACTGGACTGGGTTTCTCTGGCGAAAGGCCACGGTGTTCCTGGGACACGCACAGATGACATGGACAGCTTTGCGAAGGCGCTCTCTGCCGGTCTCTCCAGCGACGGGCCATCTCTGATCGAAGTTGTGTGTCCCCCGCCAGCATGA
- a CDS encoding SDR family NAD(P)-dependent oxidoreductase, giving the protein MMLNGKIALVTGARGGIGRAIVARFLKEGATVFAADLTPEGSLDQHDEDGSHFVKLDVTQEADSVAAMDHVRATQGKLDILVNAAGIEIEKTVEETTLEEWNQSFAVNSTGTFLTSKYAIPLMREAAKTGNSASLINFGSYDGFIADPGLAAYCATKGAVHALTRAMACDHGPEGIRVNAICPGYIDTPMLQSFFNGDGSGGAGGNIETLQQAVRDVHPTRTYGTPQDIANLVNWLASDEARYASGQLWVLDGGLSAQVQQMKL; this is encoded by the coding sequence ATGATGCTGAACGGAAAAATTGCCCTTGTGACCGGCGCGCGCGGTGGCATCGGGCGTGCAATTGTCGCGCGGTTCCTAAAAGAAGGGGCAACAGTATTTGCAGCTGACCTCACACCGGAAGGATCGTTAGACCAGCACGACGAAGATGGCAGTCATTTTGTTAAGCTGGATGTGACTCAAGAGGCAGACTCGGTTGCGGCGATGGATCATGTGCGCGCCACACAAGGAAAGTTGGACATCTTAGTAAACGCGGCCGGGATCGAGATCGAAAAAACGGTTGAAGAGACCACGCTGGAGGAATGGAACCAAAGCTTTGCGGTTAATTCCACGGGCACGTTCCTGACCTCGAAATATGCCATCCCGTTGATGCGCGAAGCGGCGAAGACAGGGAATAGCGCAAGCCTCATCAATTTTGGCTCCTACGATGGGTTCATCGCTGATCCGGGCCTTGCGGCCTATTGCGCAACCAAAGGTGCAGTACACGCTTTGACCCGCGCAATGGCTTGCGATCATGGCCCCGAAGGTATCCGCGTAAACGCCATCTGCCCCGGCTATATCGATACCCCAATGCTGCAGAGCTTCTTCAACGGAGATGGATCTGGTGGCGCCGGCGGCAATATTGAAACGCTGCAACAGGCCGTGCGCGATGTTCATCCGACGCGCACCTACGGGACGCCACAGGACATTGCAAACCTGGTTAACTGGCTTGCTTCCGACGAAGCACGGTATGCCTCTGGCCAGTTGTGGGTTCTGGACGGGGGGCTGTCTGCACAAGTGCAGCAGATGAAGCTCTGA
- a CDS encoding MBL fold metallo-hydrolase — MDQISFSRRSFMFNATCLAALGAQARIVQAELQLGPSARITTLSDGHLSLPHDVVFRAMPKEELEQILIRNQADATKYEPECNLTLYRDDENTVLFDAGAGPDFMPTSGKLAETFEKNDLSPESVTHVVFTHAHPDHIWGVLDDFDDLLFPNATHHIGRKEWDYWWNPSTVDTIGEDRTAFAAGAKRRLEAIEDQVAFFEDGHEILPGIAARASFGHTPGHMAFELRNGNESVMVVGDALGNPHVAFEHPDWHSGTDQDPQIAAAARYSLLDQVSEEKMRIVGFHLPNGGIGRVEKTGSAYRFIGEAS; from the coding sequence ATGGATCAAATTTCTTTTTCTCGACGCAGTTTCATGTTCAATGCCACTTGCCTCGCGGCACTTGGAGCTCAAGCCAGGATCGTACAGGCAGAGTTGCAGCTCGGTCCTTCAGCCCGAATTACAACCCTGTCAGACGGACACCTGTCATTGCCACATGATGTTGTTTTCAGAGCCATGCCCAAAGAGGAGCTCGAGCAAATCCTGATCCGCAATCAAGCGGACGCCACCAAGTACGAGCCAGAGTGCAACCTCACGCTCTATAGAGATGATGAAAACACCGTGCTTTTCGATGCTGGAGCGGGGCCAGACTTCATGCCCACGTCCGGCAAACTGGCGGAAACTTTTGAAAAAAACGACCTGTCACCCGAGAGTGTCACGCATGTGGTTTTCACCCACGCACACCCTGATCATATCTGGGGTGTTCTGGATGATTTCGACGACCTTCTTTTCCCAAATGCGACGCACCACATTGGGCGTAAAGAATGGGATTATTGGTGGAACCCCTCAACGGTGGACACGATTGGCGAAGATCGCACCGCGTTCGCGGCCGGTGCCAAACGGCGATTGGAAGCAATTGAGGATCAGGTCGCGTTCTTTGAGGATGGGCATGAGATACTTCCGGGTATTGCTGCACGGGCAAGCTTTGGGCACACGCCCGGTCACATGGCCTTTGAGCTTCGAAATGGGAATGAGTCGGTGATGGTTGTCGGCGACGCGCTCGGAAATCCTCACGTGGCTTTTGAACACCCCGATTGGCACAGTGGAACGGATCAGGATCCCCAGATCGCCGCAGCTGCGCGTTACTCACTGCTGGATCAGGTTTCGGAAGAGAAAATGAGAATAGTTGGCTTCCACCTGCCGAACGGTGGAATTGGCCGCGTCGAAAAGACCGGCTCGGCCTACAGATTCATTGGAGAGGCGTCATGA
- a CDS encoding DUF302 domain-containing protein: MKHFIVTAAFFAVSASQGLAEEIITAPFDGSFDDATFAVESAIVGQGLVIDYVSHVGEMLNRTGADVGSDKQIFAAADIFIFCSAKISREVMEADPMNIGYCPYGIFVTEGDDGVKVGYRSYPDGPMQKVQTLLSEIVEEAVGD, from the coding sequence ATGAAGCATTTTATCGTTACGGCCGCTTTTTTTGCAGTCTCCGCAAGTCAGGGACTCGCGGAAGAGATCATCACTGCTCCCTTTGACGGAAGTTTTGATGATGCCACCTTTGCCGTCGAATCCGCCATTGTCGGGCAGGGGCTGGTCATCGACTATGTGAGCCACGTTGGGGAAATGTTGAACCGAACGGGCGCTGATGTCGGCAGCGACAAACAGATATTCGCGGCAGCGGACATCTTTATTTTTTGCTCGGCAAAGATTTCGCGTGAGGTGATGGAAGCTGATCCGATGAATATCGGCTATTGCCCATACGGGATTTTCGTGACCGAGGGCGATGACGGGGTGAAGGTAGGATACCGAAGCTATCCGGACGGCCCAATGCAAAAGGTCCAGACCCTGTTGTCCGAGATCGTTGAAGAGGCTGTTGGGGACTGA
- a CDS encoding helix-turn-helix domain-containing protein, with product MKIRIKEIRQAKGLTQDELSVKVDLSRSYLAQLDKGTRQLSTKKQAIIAAALDVEPTEIEDLSAPDKDDEALLLEAFRALSPEQRKAWLEWANIAKGSALDKE from the coding sequence ATGAAGATACGCATTAAAGAAATCCGGCAAGCCAAAGGGCTTACTCAGGACGAACTTTCAGTGAAGGTTGATTTATCTCGATCTTATTTGGCGCAATTAGATAAGGGGACACGTCAACTCTCCACCAAGAAGCAGGCTATTATTGCCGCAGCCCTTGATGTGGAGCCAACTGAGATTGAAGATTTAAGCGCACCCGACAAAGACGACGAGGCGCTTCTTCTCGAGGCGTTCCGTGCCCTTTCCCCCGAACAGCGAAAAGCTTGGCTCGAATGGGCGAACATAGCTAAGGGGTCCGCCCTGGATAAAGAGTGA
- a CDS encoding terminase small subunit translates to MSSPTGNPALADTAWLDKFGLNPRQRAFVLACIADPNAKQAATDAGYTEGSGEAQGSRLFSNIKVARAIAEGRKQVESKAMLDAEGIVNLRAQIALADPNELTQHIIAPCRYCYGIDHQYQWKTEPEFTERKAEVIFSMFSDGDLRDAATSGIIADPRIPDDAGGYGYRLTDPPNPACPECSGMGMEITRMADTRKFSPAARLLFDGVKETKQGVEIKMQDRAVPISPQVRVLSLQILAPPKGMA, encoded by the coding sequence ATGAGCAGCCCAACAGGCAATCCAGCACTGGCAGACACCGCCTGGCTCGACAAATTCGGCCTGAACCCGCGTCAGCGGGCCTTTGTGCTTGCCTGCATCGCTGATCCAAACGCGAAACAGGCCGCAACCGACGCCGGATATACAGAGGGATCAGGAGAGGCCCAAGGTTCGCGATTGTTTAGCAATATTAAGGTTGCCCGCGCCATCGCTGAGGGCCGCAAACAGGTCGAGAGCAAGGCCATGCTGGATGCAGAGGGCATTGTGAACCTCAGGGCCCAAATCGCCCTCGCAGACCCCAACGAGCTTACACAGCACATCATCGCGCCTTGCCGTTACTGCTACGGCATCGACCATCAGTACCAGTGGAAAACAGAACCGGAGTTCACGGAGCGCAAGGCCGAAGTGATCTTCTCGATGTTCTCGGACGGCGACCTGCGAGACGCTGCCACGTCAGGTATAATCGCAGATCCGCGCATCCCTGACGACGCTGGTGGCTACGGTTATCGCCTCACAGATCCACCAAACCCGGCCTGTCCCGAGTGTTCCGGCATGGGGATGGAAATCACCCGCATGGCCGACACCCGCAAGTTCAGCCCCGCTGCGCGCCTCCTGTTCGATGGCGTGAAGGAAACCAAGCAGGGCGTTGAGATCAAGATGCAGGACCGTGCCGTGCCTATCTCACCTCAAGTACGAGTGCTTTCGCTCCAAATTCTGGCTCCGCCAAAAGGAATGGCCTGA
- the hemA gene encoding 5-aminolevulinate synthase, protein MNYRQYFRDQLGHLKEEGNYRVFADLERQCGAFPKARSYTGDGPEKVTVWCSNDYLGMGQHPKVLAAMHGAIDKSGAGAGGTRNISGTTHEHVLLEQELADLHGKDAALLFTSGYVSNWAALGTLASRIPGITVLSDELNHASMIEGIRHSRCQKRIWKHNDLADLERHLADLPANAPKLIAFESVYSMDGDIAPIAGICDLADRYGAMTYLDEVHAVGLYGPRGGGIAEREGLMDRLTVIEGTLGKAFGVVGGYIAASKELVDFVRSFASGFIFTTALPPAVAAGAAASVKHLKQSNAERQQHKKRVREVRDRLDDQGIPHTPNPSHIIPVMVGDPVKCRFISDILMRDYGIYIQPINYPTVPKGTERLRITPSPVHTSEDVDRLVSALGELWTQCQLARRPMAAQ, encoded by the coding sequence ATGAACTACCGGCAGTATTTTCGTGATCAACTTGGTCACCTGAAAGAAGAAGGAAACTACCGGGTTTTCGCGGACCTCGAACGTCAGTGCGGCGCGTTTCCAAAGGCGCGCAGTTACACAGGGGATGGTCCCGAAAAAGTCACTGTCTGGTGTTCGAACGACTATCTGGGAATGGGTCAGCACCCAAAAGTCCTCGCAGCCATGCACGGGGCGATTGACAAAAGTGGTGCTGGGGCAGGGGGAACGCGGAATATCTCGGGAACCACGCACGAACATGTGCTGTTGGAGCAGGAGCTTGCGGACCTTCACGGCAAGGACGCGGCATTGCTGTTCACGTCCGGTTACGTATCCAACTGGGCCGCCTTGGGAACCCTGGCGTCCCGCATTCCTGGCATCACGGTTTTGTCCGACGAATTGAATCATGCCTCGATGATCGAGGGGATTCGTCACAGTCGTTGCCAAAAGCGGATCTGGAAGCACAACGATCTTGCGGACCTTGAAAGACACCTTGCGGACTTGCCTGCAAATGCGCCCAAGCTCATTGCGTTTGAAAGCGTCTATTCCATGGACGGCGACATTGCACCGATTGCCGGGATCTGTGATCTGGCGGACCGATATGGCGCGATGACTTATCTGGATGAAGTTCACGCGGTCGGGCTTTACGGTCCGCGCGGTGGAGGCATTGCTGAGCGCGAGGGCCTGATGGACCGCCTGACCGTGATTGAAGGTACGTTGGGCAAGGCGTTCGGCGTGGTCGGAGGATACATCGCGGCGTCGAAGGAACTTGTCGACTTTGTCCGATCTTTTGCCAGCGGCTTTATTTTCACCACTGCTTTGCCTCCGGCCGTGGCAGCAGGTGCTGCGGCTTCGGTTAAGCACCTGAAGCAAAGCAATGCAGAGCGACAACAGCACAAAAAGCGGGTGCGCGAAGTCCGGGACAGGCTGGACGATCAGGGTATTCCCCATACTCCAAACCCAAGCCATATCATTCCGGTCATGGTCGGCGATCCGGTCAAGTGTCGCTTCATCTCTGATATACTGATGCGTGACTATGGGATTTACATCCAGCCCATCAATTATCCAACTGTTCCCAAAGGAACGGAGCGTCTGCGGATTACGCCGTCGCCGGTGCACACCTCTGAAGACGTCGACCGTCTGGTATCCGCATTGGGTGAGTTATGGACGCAATGCCAATTGGCGCGCAGGCCGATGGCCGCGCAATGA